The DNA sequence TTACCGTCTCGGCCTGGGTGCGGGCAGCAATACCTAGTTCAAGAAATCCCAGGCCGAGACGGTACTCAGATCCATCTTTGTCGACATACTGGATCGACTGAAGCGTGTTGAGATGTTTGTAAACGGTCCCCGAGGCGAGCCCTAACTCTTCGACGAGTTGCTGGACTGTAGCACCGTCGCGGCGTTTTAGAGCCTCAATGATACGGAAACTCGTAACGGTCGTCGTCGCTAGATATCCATCGTCTTGGGCCACGTCAAAGCGGTTGGTTGTCATAGTTCAATTCACGGTATCATCACACATAGATGTTTTCATGATACGTGAAATGGCGTCACGAAAGATGTTACGGGCATTTCACCGCCATCAATCCACAAAGCCCGAAGAGAGCACCATTCTACACCATTTATACTTATTAACTATTTCACGATTCATGAAATTGATGTTCCCACAACCTGTTGTGTCGAGGTAGGGGTCGCACGCTAAGACCCATCGGGACACACTCAGACAGTACGTGTGCTACTTTACACCACACGCGTCCCTAAGCCTCGATAAGTTGTAGTAGAACTGAGGGCGGCACGGCGAAATACTTATGACAAACCCAGAGACACGTAGTAGCAATGCCAAAGATTGCCCTAATCGGAGCTGGGAGTATGGTATTTGCAAAGAAACTCATCGGCGACATCCTCTCGTTCGACGAGTTGTCTGACAGCCATATCGCGTTGATGGACATCGACAAACATCGACTCACACAGACGCAACGTGTCGCTGAGGCGATGGTTGAAAACGAAGGACTCGAAACGACTGTCTCGGCGACGCTTGACAGACGCGAAGCCCTTGAAGACGCGGACTACGTCCTCAACATGATCAACGTTGGTGGGACTGAGCCCTTCGAAAACGAGATCCGGATCCCGGAAAAATACGGAGTGAAGCAAGCAATCGGTGACACGACTGGACCGGGTGGAATCTTCCGTGGCCTTCGGACGATTCCGACACTCCTCGACCTCGCGGACGACATGGAAGAGCTGTGTCCCGATGCTCTTCTACTCAACTATACGAACCCAATGGCCATCCTCTGTAAGGCTGTCTTTGACGCGACTAACATCGAGGTCGTTGGTCTCTGTCACTCCGTCCCGCACACCGCCGAGGCAATAGCAGAGTACACAGAAACGCCACAGGACGAACTCGAGTACTGGGTCGCCGGCATCAACCACATGGCTTGGTTCCTCACCTGCGAACACGACGGAGAGAGTCTTTATCCGGCACTCAAAGAGGCCTACGACGACGAAGAGACGTACCGCAAGGACACGGTCCGTTTCGAGATGATGAAGCACTTCGGCGCGTTCCCCACGGAATCGAGCCATCATATGAGTGAGTACCTCCCGTACATCCGAACAGACGATGCACTTATCGAGGAGATGGCCGGGACGAACTTCGCCGAACGGATGCCAACCGCGACGTACCTAGAGGGATGGCTTGCGCGGTCCGAAGAGCGCGACGATCCCGAACTGG is a window from the Haloferax sp. Atlit-12N genome containing:
- a CDS encoding helix-turn-helix domain-containing protein, encoding MTTNRFDVAQDDGYLATTTVTSFRIIEALKRRDGATVQQLVEELGLASGTVYKHLNTLQSIQYVDKDGSEYRLGLGFLELGIAARTQAETV
- the melA gene encoding alpha-galactosidase, yielding MPKIALIGAGSMVFAKKLIGDILSFDELSDSHIALMDIDKHRLTQTQRVAEAMVENEGLETTVSATLDRREALEDADYVLNMINVGGTEPFENEIRIPEKYGVKQAIGDTTGPGGIFRGLRTIPTLLDLADDMEELCPDALLLNYTNPMAILCKAVFDATNIEVVGLCHSVPHTAEAIAEYTETPQDELEYWVAGINHMAWFLTCEHDGESLYPALKEAYDDEETYRKDTVRFEMMKHFGAFPTESSHHMSEYLPYIRTDDALIEEMAGTNFAERMPTATYLEGWLARSEERDDPELDVDLNEVSVERSEEYASRLIHSLETGTQRRFNLNVSNESNAIENLPADACVEVPVFVDGTGLHPASVGELPTQLAALDRQHSAIYELAVEGALEGNREKVHQAVKLDPLSSAACSLDELHEMTEELIEANADYIPDLEWPSKQNPERAVPADD